The proteins below come from a single Miscanthus floridulus cultivar M001 chromosome 1, ASM1932011v1, whole genome shotgun sequence genomic window:
- the LOC136471235 gene encoding serine/threonine-protein kinase Nek2-like isoform X1, producing MDQYEVLEQIGKGAFGSALLVRHKLERKKYVLKKIRLARQTDRTRRSAHQEMQLIATVRNPFIVEYKDSWVDKGCYVCIVIGYCEGGDMAEAIKRANDTHFSEEKLCQWLVQLLMALDYLHAHHILHRDVKCSNIFLTRDQNIRLGDFGLAKILTADDLASSVVGTPTYMCPELLADIPYGTKSDIWSLGCCMYEMTALKPAFKAFDMQALINKITKSIVSPLPTRYSGAFRGLVRSMLRRSPEHRPIAAELLKHPHLQPYVLQVHLKSHPSHSIIPVHQSPSEKRMTFTAEPDCRSKSRRNSLGSERIVTFSTPCPDKKSIRSIRSIKDYTTTQSVKELSIDDSQVEVTSKPVASRTSNVVKTPWKMMTTLRNRLEAPQASYDRTSHTEQFSRTPVDNRHSHLARRASLPLPVFETPNPKRSSISILEQLESPDVSVNSPRIDRIAEFPLASWEDPVFSIVKPSTPAGGGSCSFAMPPFVDRSLTKDKCTAQTLRWAAADGDNGRSDDGVGGDSSSGRDTTAAAAAASSRGSSGWLLLRQQPKGRFDTTSYQQRAEALEGLLEFSAQLLQQERYEELGVLLRPFGPDEKVSPRETAIWLTKSFKEATATGL from the exons ATGGATCAGTACGAGGTGCTGGAGCAGATCGGTAAAGGAGCATTTGGCTCTGCTCTTCTGGTCAGGCACAAGCTGGAGAGGAAGAA GTATGTGTTGAAAAAGATCCGTCTTGCGCGTCAGACAGACCGCACTCGCCGGTCTGCCCACCAGGAG atgcagCTCATTGCTACAGTGAGGAATCCATTCATTGTCGAGTACAAGGATTCATGGGTGGATAAG GGTTGCTACGTCTGCATTGTTATAGGGTATTGCGAGGGAGGAGACAT GGCTGAAGCTATTAAAAGAGCTAATGATACCCACTTTTCTGAAGAG AAGCTTTGCCAGTGGCTAGTGCAGCTTCTCATGGCCCTTGACTATTTGCATGCACATCACATTCTTCACCGTGATGTGAAG TGCTCGAATATATTTCTTACTAGGGATCAAAATATAAGACTTG GTGACTTTGGGCTTGCAAAAATTTTGACCGCTGATGATCTAGCATCCTCG GTTGTAGGAACACCAACCTATATGTGCCCAGAACTTCTGGCTGATATACCTTATGGTACCAAATCTGACATTTGGTCACTAG GATGCTGCATGTATGAAATGACTGCACTCAAACCTGCTTTTAAAGCTTTT GATATGCAAGCCCTTATCAACAAGATTACCAAGTCGATAGTATCACCTTTGCCAACAAGATATTCTGGTGCATT TCGAGGACTTGTTAGGAGCATGCTACGGAGAAGTCCAGAGCACAGGCCAATT GCAGCTGAACTACTTAAGCATCCACATCTACAACCGTATGTGCTGCAAGTGCATTTGAAATCACACCCTTCCCACAGTATAATTCCTGTTCATCAATCTCCAAGTGAAAAGAGAATGACATTCACCGCAGAGCCTGATTGCAGAAGCAAGAGCAGGAGGAACTCTTTAGGCAGTGAAAGGATAGTAACCTTTAGCACACCTTGTCCTGATAAAAAATCTATCAGGTCTATTAGGAGTATAAAGGACTACACCACCACACAGAGTGTCAAAGAGCTATCCATTGATGACAGCCAGGTTGAGGTTACTAGTAAACCCGTAGCATCAAGGACCTCAAATGTCGTGAAGACTCCGTGGAAGATGATGACAACTCTAAGGAATCGGCTAGAAGCTCCACAAGCATCATATGATAGAACAAGTCATACAGAG CAGTTTTCAAGAACACCAGTTGACAACAGGCACAGCCATCTGGCCCGCAGAGCATCACTTCCCCTGCCAGTATTTGAGACCCCGAACCCGAAGCGCAGCAGCATTAGCATCCTGGAGCAGCTGGAGTCCCCTGACGTCTCCGTGAACTCGCCTCGCATCGACAGGATCGCCGAGTTCCCGCTAGCTTCGTGGGAGGACCCCGTGTTCTCGATCGTGAAGCCCTCGACACCCGCCGGCGGCGGCTCCTGCTCCTTCGCCATGCCTCCGTTCGTGGACCGGTCCCTCACCAAGGACAAGTGCACTGCCCAGACGCTCCGGTGGGCAGCCGCCGACGGTGACAACGGCAGGAGTGATGACGGCGTCGGCGGTGACTCGTCCTCGGGTCGCGacaccacggcggcggcggcggcggcgtcgagccGCGGGTCCTCGGGGTGGTTGCTGCTGAGACAGCAGCCGAAGGGGCGGTTCGACACGACGTCGTACCAGCAGCGCGCGGAGGCGCTGGAGGGGCTGCTGGAGTTCAGCGCGCAGCTGCTGCAGCAGGAGCGGTACGAGGAGCTCGGGGTCCTGCTGCGGCCGTTCGGCCCCGACGAGAAGGTGTCCCCCAGGGAGACGGCCATCTGGCTCACCAAGAGCTTCAAGGAGGCAACGGCCACAGGCTTGTAG
- the LOC136471235 gene encoding serine/threonine-protein kinase Nek2-like isoform X2, which translates to MDQYEVLEQIGKGAFGSALLVRHKLERKKYVLKKIRLARQTDRTRRSAHQEMQLIATVRNPFIVEYKDSWVDKGCYVCIVIGYCEGGDMAEAIKRANDTHFSEEKLCQWLVQLLMALDYLHAHHILHRDVKCSNIFLTRDQNIRLGDFGLAKILTADDLASSVVGTPTYMCPELLADIPYGTKSDIWSLGCCMYEMTALKPAFKAFDMQALINKITKSIVSPLPTRYSGAFRGLVRSMLRRSPEHRPIAAELLKHPHLQPYVLQVHLKSHPSHSIIPVHQSPSEKRMTFTAEPDCRSKSRRNSLGSERIVTFSTPCPDKKSIRSIRSIKDYTTTQSVKELSIDDSQVEVTSKPVASRTSNVVKTPWKMMTTLRNRLEAPQASYDRTSHTEFSRTPVDNRHSHLARRASLPLPVFETPNPKRSSISILEQLESPDVSVNSPRIDRIAEFPLASWEDPVFSIVKPSTPAGGGSCSFAMPPFVDRSLTKDKCTAQTLRWAAADGDNGRSDDGVGGDSSSGRDTTAAAAAASSRGSSGWLLLRQQPKGRFDTTSYQQRAEALEGLLEFSAQLLQQERYEELGVLLRPFGPDEKVSPRETAIWLTKSFKEATATGL; encoded by the exons ATGGATCAGTACGAGGTGCTGGAGCAGATCGGTAAAGGAGCATTTGGCTCTGCTCTTCTGGTCAGGCACAAGCTGGAGAGGAAGAA GTATGTGTTGAAAAAGATCCGTCTTGCGCGTCAGACAGACCGCACTCGCCGGTCTGCCCACCAGGAG atgcagCTCATTGCTACAGTGAGGAATCCATTCATTGTCGAGTACAAGGATTCATGGGTGGATAAG GGTTGCTACGTCTGCATTGTTATAGGGTATTGCGAGGGAGGAGACAT GGCTGAAGCTATTAAAAGAGCTAATGATACCCACTTTTCTGAAGAG AAGCTTTGCCAGTGGCTAGTGCAGCTTCTCATGGCCCTTGACTATTTGCATGCACATCACATTCTTCACCGTGATGTGAAG TGCTCGAATATATTTCTTACTAGGGATCAAAATATAAGACTTG GTGACTTTGGGCTTGCAAAAATTTTGACCGCTGATGATCTAGCATCCTCG GTTGTAGGAACACCAACCTATATGTGCCCAGAACTTCTGGCTGATATACCTTATGGTACCAAATCTGACATTTGGTCACTAG GATGCTGCATGTATGAAATGACTGCACTCAAACCTGCTTTTAAAGCTTTT GATATGCAAGCCCTTATCAACAAGATTACCAAGTCGATAGTATCACCTTTGCCAACAAGATATTCTGGTGCATT TCGAGGACTTGTTAGGAGCATGCTACGGAGAAGTCCAGAGCACAGGCCAATT GCAGCTGAACTACTTAAGCATCCACATCTACAACCGTATGTGCTGCAAGTGCATTTGAAATCACACCCTTCCCACAGTATAATTCCTGTTCATCAATCTCCAAGTGAAAAGAGAATGACATTCACCGCAGAGCCTGATTGCAGAAGCAAGAGCAGGAGGAACTCTTTAGGCAGTGAAAGGATAGTAACCTTTAGCACACCTTGTCCTGATAAAAAATCTATCAGGTCTATTAGGAGTATAAAGGACTACACCACCACACAGAGTGTCAAAGAGCTATCCATTGATGACAGCCAGGTTGAGGTTACTAGTAAACCCGTAGCATCAAGGACCTCAAATGTCGTGAAGACTCCGTGGAAGATGATGACAACTCTAAGGAATCGGCTAGAAGCTCCACAAGCATCATATGATAGAACAAGTCATACAGAG TTTTCAAGAACACCAGTTGACAACAGGCACAGCCATCTGGCCCGCAGAGCATCACTTCCCCTGCCAGTATTTGAGACCCCGAACCCGAAGCGCAGCAGCATTAGCATCCTGGAGCAGCTGGAGTCCCCTGACGTCTCCGTGAACTCGCCTCGCATCGACAGGATCGCCGAGTTCCCGCTAGCTTCGTGGGAGGACCCCGTGTTCTCGATCGTGAAGCCCTCGACACCCGCCGGCGGCGGCTCCTGCTCCTTCGCCATGCCTCCGTTCGTGGACCGGTCCCTCACCAAGGACAAGTGCACTGCCCAGACGCTCCGGTGGGCAGCCGCCGACGGTGACAACGGCAGGAGTGATGACGGCGTCGGCGGTGACTCGTCCTCGGGTCGCGacaccacggcggcggcggcggcggcgtcgagccGCGGGTCCTCGGGGTGGTTGCTGCTGAGACAGCAGCCGAAGGGGCGGTTCGACACGACGTCGTACCAGCAGCGCGCGGAGGCGCTGGAGGGGCTGCTGGAGTTCAGCGCGCAGCTGCTGCAGCAGGAGCGGTACGAGGAGCTCGGGGTCCTGCTGCGGCCGTTCGGCCCCGACGAGAAGGTGTCCCCCAGGGAGACGGCCATCTGGCTCACCAAGAGCTTCAAGGAGGCAACGGCCACAGGCTTGTAG
- the LOC136471235 gene encoding serine/threonine-protein kinase Nek1-like isoform X3, giving the protein MALDYLHAHHILHRDVKCSNIFLTRDQNIRLGDFGLAKILTADDLASSVVGTPTYMCPELLADIPYGTKSDIWSLGCCMYEMTALKPAFKAFDMQALINKITKSIVSPLPTRYSGAFRGLVRSMLRRSPEHRPIAAELLKHPHLQPYVLQVHLKSHPSHSIIPVHQSPSEKRMTFTAEPDCRSKSRRNSLGSERIVTFSTPCPDKKSIRSIRSIKDYTTTQSVKELSIDDSQVEVTSKPVASRTSNVVKTPWKMMTTLRNRLEAPQASYDRTSHTEQFSRTPVDNRHSHLARRASLPLPVFETPNPKRSSISILEQLESPDVSVNSPRIDRIAEFPLASWEDPVFSIVKPSTPAGGGSCSFAMPPFVDRSLTKDKCTAQTLRWAAADGDNGRSDDGVGGDSSSGRDTTAAAAAASSRGSSGWLLLRQQPKGRFDTTSYQQRAEALEGLLEFSAQLLQQERYEELGVLLRPFGPDEKVSPRETAIWLTKSFKEATATGL; this is encoded by the exons ATGGCCCTTGACTATTTGCATGCACATCACATTCTTCACCGTGATGTGAAG TGCTCGAATATATTTCTTACTAGGGATCAAAATATAAGACTTG GTGACTTTGGGCTTGCAAAAATTTTGACCGCTGATGATCTAGCATCCTCG GTTGTAGGAACACCAACCTATATGTGCCCAGAACTTCTGGCTGATATACCTTATGGTACCAAATCTGACATTTGGTCACTAG GATGCTGCATGTATGAAATGACTGCACTCAAACCTGCTTTTAAAGCTTTT GATATGCAAGCCCTTATCAACAAGATTACCAAGTCGATAGTATCACCTTTGCCAACAAGATATTCTGGTGCATT TCGAGGACTTGTTAGGAGCATGCTACGGAGAAGTCCAGAGCACAGGCCAATT GCAGCTGAACTACTTAAGCATCCACATCTACAACCGTATGTGCTGCAAGTGCATTTGAAATCACACCCTTCCCACAGTATAATTCCTGTTCATCAATCTCCAAGTGAAAAGAGAATGACATTCACCGCAGAGCCTGATTGCAGAAGCAAGAGCAGGAGGAACTCTTTAGGCAGTGAAAGGATAGTAACCTTTAGCACACCTTGTCCTGATAAAAAATCTATCAGGTCTATTAGGAGTATAAAGGACTACACCACCACACAGAGTGTCAAAGAGCTATCCATTGATGACAGCCAGGTTGAGGTTACTAGTAAACCCGTAGCATCAAGGACCTCAAATGTCGTGAAGACTCCGTGGAAGATGATGACAACTCTAAGGAATCGGCTAGAAGCTCCACAAGCATCATATGATAGAACAAGTCATACAGAG CAGTTTTCAAGAACACCAGTTGACAACAGGCACAGCCATCTGGCCCGCAGAGCATCACTTCCCCTGCCAGTATTTGAGACCCCGAACCCGAAGCGCAGCAGCATTAGCATCCTGGAGCAGCTGGAGTCCCCTGACGTCTCCGTGAACTCGCCTCGCATCGACAGGATCGCCGAGTTCCCGCTAGCTTCGTGGGAGGACCCCGTGTTCTCGATCGTGAAGCCCTCGACACCCGCCGGCGGCGGCTCCTGCTCCTTCGCCATGCCTCCGTTCGTGGACCGGTCCCTCACCAAGGACAAGTGCACTGCCCAGACGCTCCGGTGGGCAGCCGCCGACGGTGACAACGGCAGGAGTGATGACGGCGTCGGCGGTGACTCGTCCTCGGGTCGCGacaccacggcggcggcggcggcggcgtcgagccGCGGGTCCTCGGGGTGGTTGCTGCTGAGACAGCAGCCGAAGGGGCGGTTCGACACGACGTCGTACCAGCAGCGCGCGGAGGCGCTGGAGGGGCTGCTGGAGTTCAGCGCGCAGCTGCTGCAGCAGGAGCGGTACGAGGAGCTCGGGGTCCTGCTGCGGCCGTTCGGCCCCGACGAGAAGGTGTCCCCCAGGGAGACGGCCATCTGGCTCACCAAGAGCTTCAAGGAGGCAACGGCCACAGGCTTGTAG